One genomic region from Epinephelus moara isolate mb chromosome 8, YSFRI_EMoa_1.0, whole genome shotgun sequence encodes:
- the rad9b gene encoding cell cycle checkpoint control protein RAD9B, with protein MNCTLEGNGVKAFGKAIHALSRIGDELWLDPMVRGLALRSVNSTHSAYACFLFSPLFFQHYSLGSVSEQSSETIKCKLVMKSVLPLFRCLTSIERNVERCQISISTPDDRVTIQFFCRHGITKTHNLCFQESEALQAVFAAHLCPNVLKAPARLLGDMVTHFPVSQEEITLSMTPLRVSLRNYHEGGNDHLKFMYTEMSLHPDEFDYFQIGMESDITFCLKELRGLLSFAESHCLPVSVYFTAAGKPVCFSVEDVVLEATVVLATLIDSESRGPSQPTETLAPTTLSCADAAVLPVGSCEADSSKAQGIPAEMEMVASSQGSPIINPPALMLRLPQTDNPDGLGVDDEACASVTTTPASSMICSLLFRALSSEEDTDGCAVRLPVLACYSDGEENVEEDFTRSPSP; from the exons ATGAACTGCACTCTGGAAGGAAATGGTGTCAAAG CATTTGGGAAGGCTATTCATGCCCTGTCACGGATCGGTGATGAACTGTGGTTGGATCCCATGGTGAGAGGG CTGGCACTGAGATCAGTGAATTCTACTCATTCTGCATATGCATGCTTCCTCTTCTCACCGCTGTTCTTCCAGCACTACAGCCTGGGATCAGTgtcagagcagagcagtgaAACCATCAAATGCAAACTGGTCATGAAG TCTGTTCTTCCTCTGTTCCGCTGTTTGACTTCAATTGAGCGTAACGTGGAACGATGTCAGATATCAATCAGTACTCCCGATGACCGAGTGACAATCCAGTTTTTCTGCAGGCATG GCATCACTAAGACCCACAACCTGTGTTTCCAGGAAAGTGAGGCTCTGCAGGCAGTGTTTGCCGCACACCTCTGTCCCAATGTGCTGAAAGCTCCTGCCAG GCTTCTTGGTGACATGGTGACGCATTTCCCAGTGTCCCAGGAGGAAATCACTTTGTCCATGACTCCTCTGAGAGTCAGTCTGAGAAATTACCACGAGGGGGGAAATG ATCACCTGAAGTTTATGTACACTGAGATGTCCTTACACCCAGACGAGTTTGACTACTTTCAGATCGGAATGGAGTCGGACATAACCTTCTGTCTGAAGGAGTTAAGG ggTTTACTATCCTTTGCAGAGTCACATTGCCTTCCAGTGTCTGTCTACTTCACCGCTGCAGGAAA GCCTGTGTGCTTCTCCGTGGAGGATGTGGTCCTGGAGGCTACTGTGGTGTTGGCTACTCTGATTGACTCTGAAAGCAGGGGCCCCTCTCAGCCTACGGAGACGCTGGCCCCTACTACCCTCAG TTGTGCAGATGCCGCTGTTCTACCTGTGGGTTCATGTGAGGCAGACAGCAGTAAGGCTCAGGGTATTCCTGCTGAGATGGAGATGGTAGCCTCCAGCCAGGGCAGCCCTATAATCAACCCGCCTGCTCTCATGCTGCGTCTGCCTCAGACTGACAACCCTGATGGACTCGGTGTAGATGATGAGGCCTGTGCCAGTGTCACCACAACTCCTGCTTCCTCCATG ATCTGTTCTCTCCTATTCAGGGCCTTATCTTCAGAGGAGGACACTGATGGTTGTGCTGTCAGGCTGCCTGTTCTGGCATGTTACAGTGACGGAGAGGAGAATGTGGAGGAAGACTTTACAAGAAGCCCTTCACCCTAA